Proteins from one Alysiella filiformis genomic window:
- a CDS encoding arsenate reductase gives MIHLYGIANCTSVKKARTWLTENHIAHEFHDFKKAAPTPDWVSGCLKKVDLAVLLNKRGTTWRNLSPQQQAQADNLDGAIALMCANPSVIKRPVLLHGDDVVVGFDEQIYRQMFQAA, from the coding sequence ATGATTCACTTATACGGCATTGCCAACTGCACCAGCGTGAAAAAAGCGCGTACTTGGCTGACTGAAAACCACATCGCCCACGAATTTCACGATTTTAAAAAAGCCGCACCCACGCCCGATTGGGTTTCAGGCTGCCTGAAAAAGGTGGATTTGGCGGTGCTGCTCAACAAACGCGGCACAACGTGGCGCAATCTCTCGCCCCAACAGCAAGCGCAAGCCGACAATTTGGACGGCGCCATCGCGCTCATGTGTGCCAACCCCAGCGTGATTAAACGCCCTGTTTTGTTGCATGGCGATGATGTGGTGGTGGGATTTGATGAGCAGATTTATCGGCAAATGTTTCAGGCAGCCTGA